A genome region from Tolypothrix sp. PCC 7712 includes the following:
- a CDS encoding GvpL/GvpF family gas vesicle protein: MDALKTNIILTHFDLVARMESLNLYTYAFFNTPDIPLNLPEGNTSQLFLIHGSGISAVVEPGISLESVQNNDEQVIKMVLAHDRIIRELFQQTTILPLRFGTSFASPATLLKHIESHGAEYREKLDYIQGKTEYNLKLLPRIFQEPVKSSISGGRDYFLAKKQHFENQKAYMIAQAEEKSSLVNLITDIYQSAVIVQDKGEEIRVYFLVNHQDKLSFLEQFLTWQEACPRWDFCLGEGLPPYHFV, encoded by the coding sequence ATGGATGCACTAAAAACAAACATAATTCTCACTCATTTTGATTTGGTTGCCAGAATGGAATCATTAAATCTCTACACTTATGCTTTTTTTAATACTCCTGATATTCCCTTAAATTTACCAGAGGGTAATACTAGTCAGTTATTCTTAATTCATGGTTCTGGTATTTCTGCCGTTGTTGAGCCAGGAATATCTTTAGAATCAGTGCAAAATAATGATGAACAAGTTATCAAAATGGTTTTAGCTCACGATCGCATTATTCGTGAACTATTTCAACAAACCACAATTTTACCTTTGCGTTTTGGTACTTCTTTTGCTTCTCCAGCCACATTACTCAAGCATATAGAATCTCACGGTGCAGAGTATCGTGAGAAATTAGATTATATTCAAGGGAAAACTGAATATAATTTAAAACTTCTACCTCGGATTTTTCAAGAACCCGTAAAATCCTCTATCAGTGGAGGTAGAGATTATTTTTTAGCGAAAAAACAACATTTTGAAAATCAAAAAGCTTACATGATTGCACAGGCTGAAGAAAAATCCAGTCTGGTTAATCTCATCACCGATATTTATCAATCTGCTGTGATTGTTCAAGATAAAGGCGAAGAAATTCGGGTTTACTTTTTAGTTAACCATCAAGACAAACTTTCATTCTTAGAGCAGTTTTTAACTTGGCAAGAAGCTTGCCCCCGTTGGGATTTTTGCTTAGGAGAAGGATTACCTCCTTACCACTTTGTTTGA
- a CDS encoding AAA family ATPase, translated as MSELFKGFEQFLELVKTLEEKVEKGEIKTDVQINSRPMSSIPRYGNVPRPNNMANDVGTSRFRTQPPANSGGGASNGGGGNGGGSESVIPPDAPSGYSLKDVGGLSEVLKELKELIAIPLKRPDLLAKLGLEPTRGVLLVGPPGTGKTLTARALAEELGVNYIALVGPEVISKYYGEAEQRLRGIFEKAAKNAPCIIFIDEIDSLAPDRSAVEGEVEKRLVAQLLSLMDGFSQSQGVIVLAATNRPDHLDPALRRPGRFDREVQFRIPDCNGRKEILQILTRAMPLDGTVDLDFIAERAVGFVGADLKAVCQKAAYTALRRHVPSIEEKVPENMTVNQSDFLQALKEIKPAVLRSVEVEVPHIAWEDIGGLESIKQTLRESVEGALLYPELYLQTKALAPKGILLWGPPGTGKTLLAKAVASQARANFIGVNGPELLSRWVGASEQAVRELFAKARQADPCVVFIDEIDTLAPARGSYNGDSGVSDRVVGQLLTELDGLQVGTTILVIGATNRPDALDPALLRAGRLDLQMKVDLPDLSSRLSILKVHSQGRPLQDVDLEYWAEMTKGWNGADLTLLCNQAAVEAIRRFRSQGQTVPADIRITTDDFNYAYQVLTEQRPG; from the coding sequence ATGAGTGAGTTATTTAAGGGATTTGAGCAATTCTTAGAGTTAGTGAAAACTCTAGAAGAAAAAGTGGAAAAGGGCGAGATTAAAACAGATGTGCAAATTAACTCTCGCCCAATGAGCAGTATTCCTCGTTATGGGAATGTGCCACGCCCCAATAATATGGCTAATGATGTTGGTACTAGTCGCTTCCGCACTCAACCTCCAGCTAATTCTGGTGGTGGTGCTAGCAATGGCGGTGGCGGTAATGGCGGAGGTTCTGAATCTGTGATTCCACCTGATGCACCTTCGGGTTATAGCCTCAAAGATGTGGGTGGATTGAGTGAAGTTCTCAAAGAACTGAAGGAACTGATTGCTATTCCCTTAAAACGTCCCGATTTATTAGCAAAGCTGGGGTTAGAACCTACAAGGGGTGTATTGTTAGTTGGGCCTCCTGGGACAGGTAAAACTCTCACCGCCCGCGCTTTAGCAGAAGAACTCGGCGTTAACTATATCGCCCTCGTTGGGCCAGAAGTCATCAGTAAATATTACGGTGAAGCCGAGCAAAGACTACGGGGAATTTTTGAGAAAGCTGCTAAAAATGCTCCCTGTATTATCTTTATTGATGAAATTGATAGTTTAGCTCCAGACCGCAGCGCTGTGGAAGGGGAAGTAGAAAAACGTTTAGTAGCCCAACTATTGAGTTTGATGGATGGTTTCTCTCAAAGCCAAGGTGTAATTGTCTTAGCGGCGACAAATCGCCCCGATCATCTTGACCCGGCTTTACGCCGCCCAGGAAGATTTGATCGGGAAGTTCAGTTCCGCATTCCCGACTGTAACGGGCGTAAAGAAATTCTACAAATTCTCACCCGCGCTATGCCCTTAGATGGGACAGTTGACCTGGATTTCATTGCTGAAAGAGCAGTGGGATTTGTGGGGGCTGATTTGAAAGCTGTTTGTCAAAAAGCTGCTTATACTGCGTTGCGCCGTCATGTTCCTTCGATTGAGGAAAAAGTTCCAGAAAATATGACTGTTAACCAGTCAGACTTTTTACAAGCCCTCAAAGAAATCAAACCTGCGGTACTGCGGAGTGTCGAAGTTGAAGTTCCTCATATAGCTTGGGAAGATATCGGTGGTTTGGAATCAATTAAACAAACCCTGCGCGAATCTGTGGAAGGGGCGTTACTGTATCCAGAACTGTATCTGCAAACCAAAGCCCTAGCACCCAAAGGCATATTATTGTGGGGGCCTCCGGGAACGGGTAAAACCTTACTAGCCAAAGCTGTGGCTTCCCAAGCTAGAGCCAACTTTATTGGTGTGAACGGCCCAGAATTACTGAGCCGTTGGGTGGGAGCCAGCGAACAAGCAGTACGGGAACTATTTGCCAAAGCCAGACAAGCAGACCCCTGCGTAGTCTTTATTGATGAAATTGATACCTTAGCCCCAGCCCGAGGCAGTTACAATGGTGATTCTGGAGTAAGCGATCGCGTAGTTGGTCAATTACTCACTGAATTAGATGGTTTACAAGTGGGAACTACTATCTTAGTAATTGGTGCCACCAATAGACCTGATGCTCTAGACCCAGCTTTATTACGTGCTGGACGCTTAGATTTACAAATGAAAGTAGATCTACCAGATCTCAGCAGCCGTCTGTCAATCTTGAAAGTTCATAGCCAAGGAAGACCTCTGCAAGATGTGGATTTGGAATATTGGGCAGAGATGACCAAAGGCTGGAATGGTGCAGACTTAACATTGCTGTGTAATCAAGCGGCTGTGGAAGCAATTCGCCGTTTCCGTTCCCAAGGGCAGACAGTACCCGCAGATATCAGAATCACTACTGATGATTTTAATTATGCTTATCAGGTGTTGACTGAGCAGCGGCCTGGTTAG
- a CDS encoding SH3 domain-containing protein encodes MSLIKKLTVGFLTVGTLMNTVLPAMARPATLTTDSNLRTSASLTASVEEVLPLGSNVEVLNITYGDDGDYWYYVQPTVEGTANGWIRGDLVKFQPSKKRYATIAGERGYKINVRSSPNLNSKVLHSGLSGDLVTVEDSYQNAGEYRWYRVKFPNNASGWVREDLLSIWPQGCIITCPVH; translated from the coding sequence ATGAGTTTAATCAAAAAGCTAACGGTGGGATTTTTAACTGTTGGCACATTAATGAATACAGTATTGCCTGCAATGGCTCGTCCGGCAACCTTGACGACTGACAGCAATTTGCGAACTAGTGCATCTTTAACAGCCTCTGTAGAAGAAGTCTTACCATTGGGCAGTAATGTAGAGGTTTTAAATATTACCTACGGAGATGATGGCGATTATTGGTACTATGTACAGCCAACAGTGGAAGGAACAGCAAACGGTTGGATACGAGGAGATTTAGTTAAGTTCCAGCCAAGCAAGAAGCGTTATGCAACTATAGCTGGGGAGCGTGGATATAAAATTAACGTGCGTTCTTCTCCTAACTTAAACAGCAAAGTGCTGCACAGTGGGCTGTCAGGTGATTTGGTGACAGTGGAGGATTCCTACCAAAATGCAGGTGAATATCGTTGGTATCGTGTCAAGTTCCCAAATAATGCGAGTGGTTGGGTCAGAGAAGACTTGCTATCGATATGGCCCCAAGGATGCATTATTACTTGTCCTGTACATTAG
- a CDS encoding ArsA family ATPase produces MMNHYDLLNLVMFSGKGGVGKTTISCSFARYWAKKFPQERILLLSTDPAHSLGDVLLAEVNDTALPLADLPNLSVQALDAQKLLLEFKAKYSRFLELLVERGSLADGEDLAPVWDLNWPGLNELMGLLEIQRLLSEKQVDRVVLDMAPSGHTLNLLRLKDFLDVILNSFELFQEKHRVITKSFTGNYTEDDVDRFLIDMKFQLAEGRRLLQDEKFTGCLVVAVSEPMCLLETERFLASLKDLEVPYAGLFVNRCLTDNEVETDRYAEQQNLLTKYLQIAPEKPVFIVPQQQAPPLGSKLLDSLAAQIQIIDHVEIAPPPIIQWPNKILPSFGDFLAQGCQLIIVGGKGGVGKTTVAAAIGWACAQHYPHKKIRVISIDPAHSLGDAFGQTLGHEPVMLTANLSGQEVDETKVIDKFRSDYLWELADMISGEGSQTDSTVNVAYLPEAWRQIMSQALPGIDEILSLVTVMDLLDSNQADLIILDTAPTGHLLRFLEMPSALGDWLTWIFKLWMKYQNVLGHVDVIGRLRGLRQQVVQAQKKLKNPKDTQFIGVIQAEAAIIAEHIRLTESLKKMGVNQPYVVQNRYNPQAEIDGSLFPEQTIIRLPNLPRSVEPVVRVQCAAHLLFEFEELIANNS; encoded by the coding sequence ATGATGAACCACTACGACTTACTTAATTTAGTCATGTTTAGCGGCAAAGGTGGGGTTGGTAAAACCACCATCTCTTGCAGTTTTGCGCGTTATTGGGCTAAGAAGTTTCCTCAAGAAAGAATTTTGTTACTTTCTACAGATCCAGCACATTCTTTAGGCGATGTCTTACTTGCAGAAGTAAACGACACAGCTTTACCCCTAGCCGATTTGCCTAATTTAAGCGTGCAAGCATTAGATGCCCAAAAGCTGCTGTTAGAATTTAAAGCAAAGTATAGCCGTTTTTTAGAATTACTAGTTGAACGAGGTAGTTTAGCAGATGGCGAAGACCTAGCACCAGTTTGGGATTTAAATTGGCCGGGTTTAAATGAACTGATGGGTTTGCTAGAAATTCAACGTCTGCTTTCAGAAAAGCAGGTGGATCGGGTAGTTCTCGATATGGCTCCTTCTGGGCATACATTAAATTTATTACGATTAAAAGATTTTTTAGATGTTATTTTAAATTCCTTTGAATTATTCCAAGAAAAACATCGAGTGATTACCAAAAGTTTTACGGGTAATTACACAGAAGATGATGTTGATCGCTTCTTGATTGACATGAAATTTCAATTAGCAGAAGGCAGACGATTACTGCAAGATGAGAAATTTACTGGCTGTTTAGTAGTCGCAGTTTCAGAACCGATGTGTTTGTTAGAAACTGAGCGCTTTTTAGCTAGTTTAAAAGATTTAGAAGTCCCCTATGCAGGATTATTTGTCAATCGCTGTTTGACAGATAATGAAGTAGAAACAGACCGTTATGCAGAACAGCAAAATTTGCTCACAAAATACTTACAGATAGCACCTGAAAAACCTGTATTCATCGTACCCCAACAACAAGCACCTCCCTTAGGTAGCAAGTTGTTAGATAGTTTAGCTGCCCAAATTCAAATCATTGACCATGTTGAAATTGCACCACCACCAATAATTCAATGGCCCAATAAAATCTTGCCGAGTTTTGGTGATTTTTTGGCTCAAGGATGTCAACTAATTATTGTGGGTGGTAAAGGAGGTGTAGGTAAAACCACAGTAGCAGCCGCTATAGGTTGGGCTTGCGCCCAGCATTATCCCCATAAAAAAATTCGAGTAATTTCCATAGATCCGGCTCATTCTTTAGGAGATGCTTTTGGGCAAACTTTGGGACATGAGCCTGTCATGCTAACTGCTAATTTGAGCGGACAAGAAGTTGATGAAACTAAAGTAATCGACAAATTCCGTTCAGATTATCTGTGGGAATTAGCAGATATGATTAGTGGGGAAGGCTCGCAAACAGATTCCACAGTGAATGTTGCTTACTTACCAGAAGCTTGGCGGCAGATTATGTCTCAAGCTTTACCTGGCATTGATGAGATATTATCTCTGGTCACTGTGATGGATCTATTAGATAGTAACCAAGCAGATTTAATTATTTTAGATACAGCACCAACAGGCCATCTCCTGCGCTTTTTAGAAATGCCATCGGCTTTAGGAGATTGGTTAACCTGGATATTTAAGCTGTGGATGAAATATCAAAATGTTTTGGGTCATGTAGATGTAATTGGGCGGTTGCGGGGTTTACGGCAACAAGTTGTACAGGCACAAAAGAAGTTAAAAAATCCCAAAGATACGCAATTTATTGGTGTAATTCAAGCAGAAGCGGCAATTATTGCTGAACATATTAGATTAACAGAATCTTTGAAAAAGATGGGAGTTAATCAACCTTATGTGGTGCAAAATCGCTACAATCCACAAGCGGAAATTGATGGCAGTTTGTTCCCCGAACAAACAATTATCCGCTTACCGAATTTACCACGTTCTGTAGAGCCGGTAGTGAGAGTTCAATGTGCAGCACATCTGTTATTTGAATTTGAAGAATTAATTGCCAATAACAGCTAA
- a CDS encoding gas vesicle protein GvpG, with translation MLGKILLFPVMGPISGLMWIGEQIQERTDTEFDAQENLHKQLLSLQLSFDIGEISEEDFEEQEEELLLKIQALEEEKARLEAESIEDEEDEVEPTYFIAEVEEDKVLAEAFRGNKKYEDNENLVLSP, from the coding sequence ATGCTTGGTAAAATTTTACTATTTCCAGTCATGGGGCCAATTAGTGGGCTGATGTGGATTGGAGAACAAATTCAAGAGCGTACTGATACAGAATTTGACGCGCAAGAGAATTTGCATAAACAATTACTCAGTCTGCAACTTTCTTTTGATATTGGCGAAATTTCTGAAGAGGACTTTGAGGAGCAAGAAGAAGAACTACTGCTGAAAATTCAAGCTTTGGAAGAAGAAAAAGCCCGTTTAGAAGCTGAATCAATAGAGGATGAAGAGGATGAAGTAGAACCAACTTACTTCATCGCTGAAGTTGAGGAAGATAAAGTACTTGCAGAGGCATTTCGAGGCAATAAAAAATATGAGGATAATGAAAATTTAGTATTATCTCCCTAA